Sequence from the Vigna radiata var. radiata cultivar VC1973A unplaced genomic scaffold, Vradiata_ver6 scaffold_48, whole genome shotgun sequence genome:
caacgactagtattaatcgattattctcaacattaatcgattatttaatcgattaaaacttgctttaatcgattattccaaagctgattGGATTCTAGCTTCTGTAGCGATTTTAACGGagaagttttgattctaaacaacaaatacaaagtataaaggtacaagaatcaaaacctaatctaagtcctaaataattaaactacaattattacaaaagcttttaataacaaaaataaatcttcaaaggatcttcatgaatcttgatatatcttgactaaGATAATATTCcccttaataaaagcatgtatgcataaaatatatttcaaatttaaagatttatttaaaCATACACAATAggagatttaaaaaataataattttaggataaagaaatttaaaaaatcatactttGAACCATACAAGATagaaattttaaagcataaaaaaaatgactaaattccttttttttttaaatgcataAAATGGATCAAGTGAATAAAAATGCAATCCTAAGAGATTTCTAAAATTTCTAGATCTCTTCTAATGTTACCCCTTTAGAAATGTCTCCATAATGATAATTTGTTGAGATCTTCGTCTTGAGGATTGTCatcattcttcttttgttgtcttATGCAAGTCTTCATTATTACCTGCATCTAATTCaactgactcaagaggttttgcttcaaggtccacaattttatcaaagacaacatgcttgaaataaaattttctcaattttttttaaaattaaatgttaaaaaaattatttttttttaaataaattaaaaattgaacatGGTCTTTTGggttatataaaatttaatgaaatcattttacaacccaaacATATCTACCACTTGGTACAccataatgcttaattttacatttatttgaagtatgaccctttttcatacaataaaaacatgatacaaagtttgtgttcctataagttgttcctttttctacccatgttctacgggttcaattattatgcttatttttaattttaggaacatacttatttttaacaaccttattttcattatttttactgcattctcctaaggttgtgttgtttagcagtttcttaaaattttcgcaAGAAGCATATTCATCACTACTAATATGTTTAcctttttcagaaaataaaattttatttttcaaatttttattctcttcaagaatagtttcaaaatttgattttaaatttttattttcctcagaaatattttcaaaatctaattttatatttttattttcttctgaaatattttcaaaatttaattttaaatttttgaaatcctttttcaatttcttatgagctttatctaatttttctgaTTCAACTATTAAAGtagcataagtttcatgcaattcactttcactaaattgactataattatcagaATCGCTAGATGtgcttacttggcttccagcgtcgtcgtctgccactaaacagatgtttgcctcttcatcagaTTCGCTTGAGTGAGAAATTGTTTTGTTGTCATCGTCCCATGCgatgtaggctttctttttcttgaaggatttcttttcttttacttcttcactcttcttttgatttgggcagtccgCTTTTAAGTGTCCCCTTTCTCCGTAACCATAGCATCTATATTTTGAGGAGGatttttgattttctttcttttcgacTTTGAATCTTCCTTTATCTCttgatttcatgaacctgttgagcctttttatcatgagtctcaaattttcttcctcttctgagtcttcatcttctattttgcttttgctcctttctacctcagattttaaggctagactctttttctttgtttttgccattgcttcttcttcatctagtcttctaaggtcaagttcatgctctctcaactttccaaataatgctgccatagtcattgtgttgagattttgtgactcagatattgcagtcacttttggttgccacgacctgtctaaagatttcaaaatttttatattacgttcatcattttcgaaagacttacctagtccaatgagatgattgacaatgttggtgaagaatttctgaacatctgaaattgtttctccttgcttcatcctaaACATTTCGTACTCTTGGATCAAGGTATATTTCCTTGCCCTCTTCACGTCATTTGTTCCTTCGTGAGTTACTCTCAGCACTTCCCACATCTCCTACGCAGTTTTGCAAATGGAGACCCTGTAGAACTCATCAACAGTTAAGGCAGATGCAATTATGTTCCGGGATTTCACGTCATTTtgacatcttttcttttcttcagcagtccattgaccacggggctttggttcctgcaaattgttagtaggaacagacgaaccagatgcaataacatctcaaatctcacaatcaatagactcaataaatatttgcattctaaccttccagaatgcataattttcacctgtgaataaaggtggtctattaatagaggcaccctctgcaaaggtttgatatgatcctgccatttgaatgacTATCAAAGCGAGCTTTgatgccaattgttagaattgACTGCAGCGaaatggttagcgtggaataacaaaccaagagggtttttaattcaaacgtgtgccttttaatttctacttaatttatcttactacgcaaataataaatataaataaaagagtaaggttgagagaaatttNNNNNNNNNNNNNNNNNNNNNNNNNNNNNNNNNNNNNNNNNNNNNNNNNNNNNNNNNNNNNNNNNNNNNNNNNNNNNNNNNNNNNNNNNNNNNNNNNNNNNNNNNNNNNNNNNNNNNNNNNNNNNNNNNNNNNNNNNNNNNNNNNNNNNNNNNNNNNNNNNNNNNNNNNNNNNNNNNNNNNNNNNNNNNNNNNNNNNNNNNNNNNNNNNNNNNNNNNNNNNNNNNNNNNNNNNNNNNNNNNNNNNNNNNNNNNNNNNNNNNNNNNNNNNNNNNNNNNNNNNNNNNNNNNNNNNNNNNNNNNNNNNNNNNNNNNNNNNNNNNNNNNNNNNNNNNNNNNNNNNNNNNNNNNNNNNNNNNNNNNNNNNNNNNNNNNNNNNNNNNNNNNNNNNNNNNNNNNNNNNNNNNNNNNNNNNNNNNNNNNNNNNNNNNNNNNNNNNNNNNNNNNNNNNNNNNNNNNNNNNNNNNNNNNNNNNNNNNNNNNNNNNNNNNNNNNNNNNNNNNNNNNNNNNNNNNNNNNNNNNNNNNNNNNNNNNNNNNNNNNNNNNNNNNNNNNNNNNNNNNNNNagaagttttgattctaaacagcaaatacaaagtataaaggtacaagaatcaaaacctactacaaatctaagtcctaaataattaaactacaattgttacaaaagcttttaataacaaaaataaatcttcaaaggatcttcatgaatcttgatatatcttgacttgatttgggcatcatcgaAACtttatcttcatcattttgctaacatttgTTAGATGTCTTGTTATTTATCTCTATTCTGGATTAATTACTCTTTTTCCCTTAGTTGTCAATTAAGAACATGACCTTCAAGAACATAACATATCATAAACCTTCAACTCCCTGATTATCCTTCAACCCCTCCTTTTTAAAGTCTTCTTGTATTTCTTAATTAGAGTTGAATTTCTGTTTTTCTTATATTCCATGATGTATTTTGTTCTTTCATGttatgaaatttcatttttattctattttgaaATGCATCAATTCTTTTGTTGAGGGGGAGAAAAATTTTGAGGGGAGGTCTTTtactttttgcttatgataaaaaaagggggagaaaactTTTAATCAGTGCAGTTATTACTAACATATTTGTATGTTTGTAAGTCTGAAATCTGTGCAGGAAATTAGAGATGCTTTTAAACAAGAGATTttacatcatcatcaaaaagggggagattgttaccagaAGCATTAGTGCTTTGAagtaattttgatgatgatgcaagTGAAGACTCGAAGATCCTTGTGTAAATGATTAAAAGCATTCTTTGTAGAAACAATTGTATAGGAATTATTTGATGATGTAAAAGTACTTAGAAGTTTTCCTTTTTAGGGAGTCATTGtgcaaataattaattatcacgAGCTTGTTTGGAAAAGAGTTGCTcacgcaaataatcgattattgcacaaaataattgattatcattgtCTGATTTAATATTGCCGAAGTTGGcgcaaataatcaattatctctaaggataatcgattatcacatttgtttgtcgaaggaaggtgttttttgttctcatttgtTCTTTCATCTTATTGTAATTCGTGAACAATATTTTAGTGAAAAGGTGAATCACTATACTGATTAACAACTAGACGtataatcttttgattcgaaccagtataaaaatcatctgtgtgttttttctcttctttatacTCTCCACATTTTTCAGCATACCAACTGTTTAATAAAcgttttataagaaaattaaaattactaaaggAACCATTTTATTGATTGTAATACGCTTTCCAATTTAACAgtcatatttgttttaattccgTTGTGCAAAATCGGTACCAATTTtctaacaatataaatatatatataactatatatatatatatatatatatatatatatatttgttttatttttttattacacatatatattaattattatattataattataattataacatttttaattttaaataaaaatttcaattttattttaacataatttttactaaattaaaatattttttctaatctttATACCATCCGTTCATTTACaaacattgaaattttttttatttaaactcttttatctctctatttaaattctttaattcaaataaaaccaTAATCTCTTATCTGTCCCCTCAACTCAAATCATATCATAAATCCAATCTAAAAGTTTGCCATAATATTTTTTCACCctccatttttttaaatgttaccACATTAATAGAATACATCTTATCTTGCAATAAAGAACTATAATTAACATCTATTTATCAGGAAACACTAAAATTTATTACTCTTCCAATGTAAGCACTAAAATTACgcaattacatgtccaaaaccATTAACAAGCGTTTGAAACAGCCAACAGAAACCATAAAGTTAATTAACATCATTcgatatatattaataaaaaaaataaacaacggGCAACAAAACCACAAACAGTTCATGGTTTAGGATATTAacaattttcatattcaaaattGTAAATGGTTTTTAACAAATCAAATGAAGCCACGTTTCTTTTTCCTATCTACATCAACACAAAAGGTCATCGTTGCAGTTTTTCCTTTTCCtggaaaattattttcaataaaccACCATAGTCAGCCCCTGGTATCTCCAATTTTCCGACCAACAAGAtctaatgaagaagaaaacaactTCCTAACCAACAGACATACAAACAAACATGTTTGAATGAACTAACCAGGCaagattaagaaaagaaaaacaattaaaagacaAGAACTGAATTGACGTTGGACTTGAATCAAGATTATACGATACGATGATATATGAGAAAATGGAGGTACAACTAAATGTATAAACAACAAAGGGCACAGTGTTTCATGTTCAATTCTATTACAGATTGAAATCAAAACCCACCACAGGAAATCTATCCACGATTGGTTACAGGAATTCGTCAATTGAAACGTGAATTGATCAATTGGAGCGAATCCATTGGCCGTTGACCCACTCCTGGTGAACCCTAATTGCGGAGGCGGGGTACACGATCTCCTCGTGAGTGGTGGAAAAGTATACACAGTAGCGGTCGAGGTCGACTTTGCCGGTGATTTCGCCGACCCACCAGCCGTCGTTGTCGAAGGCGTCGACGCGCTGGTAGAGCGCGAAGGAGGAGGAGGTGGCGATGCGCGGAGGCTTAGGGCGGAGCTCTCTGGGGAAGACGGTTAGCGTGAGCGGCTTGGATTCATCGTCTTCGAGCAGCGTGTCGTAGCGTACGACGTAGAGACCGTTGTCGAGAGCCGACACGACGGTGGCGAGGTAGTAGGAGCCGAAGAAGCCCTCCTCGTTGCTACACACCTCCACCTTGTCGCCGGGGCGAAAATTCACCTTCTTTCGCGGTGGACgcattgaagaagaaaagggtaGGTTCTTGAAAGCGGTGATGCTGAACACTGTTGAAAAAAAGACAGAGTGTTGTTTCTGTGGGAGTTCCCTCTCCGTATATTGTtcttcatattatatatatggtgttttttttttatggaattattataattatcatgataatttttatggatttattattattacgataatttatattgatttaagGTAATggtttgattatatttaatcaattttgtttgtttgcttttatttttttcaacagtTGATTTcgttagtatttttcttttttcagttttgatTAAATCTTGCAGCTAAATCTTTGGGtacaaacttaaatttttaaagaagatataatattttaataacaaaaaagataaatttcttaaattactTCAGAgcttataaacataattaaacataaacaaACAATTGGACATTTGGGTTAAGAAAGAATAGCACTTTATTCTGATAACATTAATGGTGATTAATTGATGTATAGTTATTTTCTATTGCAGTACATTATTTACGAGGACGATTGATCAAATTATCTtgtaacattttaaatatgttttgactTCTATTCAACTTATTAGGatgaagtttttaaaataatttttcatctatacttaattaattagaaattattataaagtaaaatttcttttaattaaaattgttctatatgtaattttttaattataaaattttaatatatatatatatatatatatatatatatatatatatatatatatatatatatatataattgaatacAATGTAAAGAAATTTACATCATcttataagtaatttaattaaattttgtttttattggaGTTTAGAGTGTCGATCTTCTTATAGATGATAATAAGATATATCCACAAAACATTTTCCGACACTTAATTCagtaaaaatgatttatataaataaacatgagAGATGGTATCATTTCCTAAgcctttaaaaaattaattataaaatctaaaatatcaataataataaaatttactatgacgtaattaatataataaaataatataaatttatctaatatttcatatattattatattgatatataatattaagaaatatatgaaatataattaaattatcaaaatttaaccattttagATAATGACATTAATTGAGTCCAATTGGATCAAACTCTTTATTGGGTgatataatacaattttatttatattcaactTACTTTTTAAGTATAAGACTCTTAATATGCCAAAAGTGATCTTAATTGGATAAATTGATTTAAAGAGATacaaatttcaaacataaatgtaatattttaactttttcgtgagaaaatgaagtgaaaaaaaactaaaatataagcaAGTTTAACACATGATTGTTAgataatagaatattttaagcATGTTAAGTaaggtttaaaattttattttgtatacatgaaaaaattaaacctttcataattatttttatatctaaaaataaaactgaaagCAGATGTAATTATTTCGAAGATAATCAAAGAACGTACACCTACATTTTCGTTACAGTATAATGTATACCCATATCATCATACTCATATTacactattaattttttatggtcAAATTCTAATGAGACCGTCCACTTCTCTTAGAAAGACATAGTAAACTATATCTTTTATTAAGAACATAAAGGATAATGAAAGTCATAAAAGTATGAAAGGCTAAATGTATAAATAAGGATTAAATAtaggtttagtttttaaatttatgtgtaATAAGAATTTATCTttgcttaaaattttaatatattttgatatattaactttaaaaataaaaagatataattcttttaattcaaatatttcaactttattttacatgttatattatctttataattgGCATTTCAGTTATAACGTGTCAAATGGTGTAAATAACTCAAAAGTCAACTTAAAACTACTTGATacgtaatatttttttaaatacaattgaGTAAGAAGAATtatatctattcatttttaaagttttagaatCAAATTATATTAGAGTTTCAAACAagcaaaaatttcaattttacatttaagttgagagactaaaatcatatttattcctataaataaagtatttgaTGCCATAAGACCCGGTTAAAGTTGATAAGAAGATGTAgttagggtgttgctccctccaccactaccccttgctccctccacctccccattccTCTTTTAGTCCTCTTTCCACCTctttattcctattttatctttgagtaaaattttatttttaggattaatatttttaacttctgCGTCTGAGGTACGTAATCaaccttaatattttttaggattaaattaaaCCTTGTAAATCTTAAACGAATATGATTATCCATCAACGGATGTTCCTAGCACAAACTTGACCAAAAATAGCTTATTTCAATACTTAACAcgagttttaatttatatcttattttactGTAAGTTTATTCATAAGCATGAGCATAAGAAGCCGACTAACATCAAGGTTTCCACGTTTTCTCCTCTGGGAGATATCACGAATCAAAATTTGCTTCATTAAggtgacaaattaaaatttataaacttattttccTTTAAGCTTTCCACGGTCTCCTTGAGGCTCACTTTCAAAGGAATAAATTCAATCCCCAAgctctttcctttttccttgGAAACCTGATATATATGCACATATGGCTTATTATCTACACACCTGGTAATTTGTTGACATAGTGAAACGTTATTAGGAAATTAAAAACTtcaattatttgtaattatacaaatgaaaaacaaaattagacaAAATGAAGAGTCAGTTAGACCTCAACCTAATGACTTTTTCATACAAAAGAATATGTGAAAGACCTTCACATATGTTTCAGGCTCAAACGGATATGCGACATCTGTGACCTATTAtgttcttcctcctcctctgcACACATGCACACACAGAGAAATCACAGAGCACACAGAATTCACCGAGCACATAGAGAAAACCCAAACCAGTAGCATCATCCACACAACAAAGACAGTATATtacatttacaaaaaaaattataatctatcATGCAAATGAAGCGAAGAACAAACTAACCTCTCTTAGACCCAAGTCACGAAGCACCACTGACCACCACACATATCGCCGCACTGCTGCACTGTCGAATGATCACCGCAAACACCCGCATTACTGCACCACGAAACCTAAACGGAGATGGAGACAGGAAACAAACGAACGGATATGGAAGAGAAATAACGGATTTGAGAGTTGGAGGGGGTGAGAACGAATATGAGAGTTGGAGGGGGTGGGAATttggaaagagagaaaagagaaagtgagaCTTGCAAGAGGGGGTGGGGCTGCGTAGTGAAAGTGAAAATGGGTGAGATAATATGAATAGAAATTTAGGGTTTCAGAAGagtaaaaatttgtaaataaatagggttaaaaagtaaaaagaaaaaaaagaggctaattttgtaatgaatttttttttatacgg
This genomic interval carries:
- the LOC106752854 gene encoding DUF724 domain-containing protein 3 is translated as MRPPRKKVNFRPGDKVEVCSNEEGFFGSYYLATVVSALDNGLYVVRYDTLLEDDESKPLTLTVFPRELRPKPPRIATSSSFALYQRVDAFDNDGWWVGEITGKVDLDRYCVYFSTTHEEIVYPASAIRVHQEWVNGQWIRSN